One part of the Deinococcus carri genome encodes these proteins:
- a CDS encoding branched-chain amino acid ABC transporter permease, with protein sequence MTTAAPLPTVRPRALTFGNVWLSLALLAVMLLYPLVFGKSLNFGVSTLIFAGLAMAWNILGGWAGQLSLGHAAFVGIGAYTLTLLAMPERVPAFFGGPVAPWWGALLGMGLAALLAAVWGGLTFRLRGSYFTLSTIAVALVLRLVAINSDWTGGAEGLFMPELPTLFGLDLFDRKVEYGLAVAFVALTLLVTHLLRRSRLGYALQAVREDEDGARALGIDPARMKLVAFMLSAALTALGGSLYAIYLNAFEPHTLLELPVSVQIALMAIIGGRGSIQGPVIGAILLAAFGELFRTVFASANLLIYGVLILAVTLFAPNGVMGLFQRGGRRLGTAR encoded by the coding sequence GTGACGACGGCCGCACCGCTGCCCACTGTGCGCCCCCGCGCCCTCACCTTCGGCAACGTCTGGCTCAGCCTGGCGCTGCTGGCCGTGATGCTGCTCTATCCGCTCGTCTTCGGCAAATCCCTGAACTTCGGCGTCTCCACCCTGATCTTCGCGGGGCTGGCGATGGCCTGGAACATCCTGGGGGGCTGGGCGGGGCAGCTCAGCCTGGGCCACGCGGCCTTTGTCGGGATCGGGGCCTACACCCTGACGCTGCTCGCCATGCCGGAGCGTGTCCCGGCCTTCTTCGGTGGTCCGGTCGCGCCGTGGTGGGGGGCGCTGCTCGGCATGGGCCTGGCCGCCCTGCTCGCCGCCGTGTGGGGCGGGCTGACCTTCCGGCTGCGGGGCAGCTATTTCACGCTGTCCACGATTGCGGTGGCGCTGGTGCTGCGGCTGGTCGCCATCAACAGCGACTGGACCGGCGGGGCCGAGGGGCTGTTCATGCCCGAGCTGCCCACCCTCTTCGGCCTGGACCTGTTCGACCGCAAGGTGGAATACGGCCTGGCCGTCGCCTTCGTGGCGCTCACGCTGCTGGTCACGCACCTGCTGCGCCGCTCGCGCCTGGGCTACGCCCTCCAGGCCGTGCGCGAGGACGAGGACGGCGCGCGGGCGCTGGGCATCGACCCCGCCCGCATGAAGCTGGTCGCGTTCATGCTCAGCGCCGCCCTGACCGCCCTGGGCGGCAGCCTGTACGCCATCTACCTGAATGCCTTCGAGCCGCACACCTTGCTCGAACTGCCCGTCAGCGTGCAGATCGCGCTGATGGCGATCATCGGCGGGCGCGGCAGCATCCAGGGGCCGGTGATTGGGGCCATTCTGCTCGCGGCCTTCGGGGAGCTGTTCCGCACCGTGTTCGCCAGCGCGAACCTGCTGATCTACGGCGTGCTGATCCTGGCCGTCACGCTGTTCGCGCCCAACGGCGTCATGGGCCTCTTTCAGCGCGGCGGGCGCAGGCTGGGGACCGCCAGGTGA
- a CDS encoding branched-chain amino acid ABC transporter permease, translating to MDQVAVTALLQTLAQGLLTGGLYALIGTGLSLIFGVMKVINFAHGDFLAIGMFITLALFRTFHLDPYLSLLVAAPAGFALGFVLQRLVLSRLGDRLSEASMLATLGLGLIISNTLLLTFGAQPQNINVPYATSTFQLGGVQVSIPLLVAGLGTVLAIVGLNLLLYRTELGRAIRATAQNPLGAELQGVKTSHIQAIVFGLGVAFAAIAGVLLMPLLYAFPTVGESYTTKAFIVTVLGGLGSLPGAIAGGLVLGVIESLGAFYISNNYRDAYGLIAFLLVLLLRPEGLFGRTVKRV from the coding sequence ATGGATCAAGTCGCCGTCACGGCGCTTTTGCAGACGCTGGCGCAGGGCCTGCTGACCGGGGGGCTGTACGCCCTGATCGGCACCGGCCTGAGCCTGATCTTCGGGGTGATGAAGGTCATCAACTTCGCCCACGGCGACTTTCTGGCGATCGGGATGTTCATCACCCTGGCGCTGTTCCGCACCTTTCACCTGGACCCCTACCTGAGCCTGCTGGTGGCCGCGCCCGCCGGCTTCGCGCTGGGCTTCGTGCTTCAGCGCCTGGTGCTCTCGCGGCTGGGGGACCGGCTGAGCGAGGCCAGTATGCTCGCCACGCTGGGCCTGGGGCTGATCATCAGCAACACGCTGCTGCTGACCTTCGGGGCGCAGCCGCAGAACATCAACGTTCCCTACGCCACCAGCACCTTTCAGCTCGGCGGCGTGCAGGTCAGCATTCCGCTGCTGGTCGCGGGGCTGGGCACGGTCCTCGCCATCGTGGGCCTGAACCTGCTGCTGTACCGCACCGAGCTGGGCCGGGCTATCCGCGCCACCGCCCAGAATCCGCTGGGGGCCGAGTTGCAGGGCGTGAAGACCTCGCACATCCAGGCCATCGTCTTCGGGCTGGGCGTGGCGTTCGCGGCCATCGCGGGCGTGCTGCTGATGCCGCTGCTGTACGCCTTTCCCACCGTGGGCGAGAGCTACACCACCAAGGCCTTTATCGTGACCGTGCTGGGCGGCCTGGGCAGCCTGCCGGGCGCGATTGCGGGCGGGCTGGTGCTGGGCGTGATCGAGTCGCTGGGGGCCTTTTACATCAGCAACAACTACCGCGACGCCTATGGCCTGATCGCGTTCCTGCTGGTGCTGCTGCTGCGCCCGGAAGGGTTGTTCGGACGGACGGTGAAGCGCGTATGA
- a CDS encoding ABC transporter substrate-binding protein, which translates to MSSFTLSRPRLSRSLAALALLATSSLALADTVRVGAITSLSGRFATFGRMQQAGFRVALDEINARGGVNGSRLELLLEDDASDTNKALNAAERLVNQKVPVVIGAYSSGITKPLSQYLARVKVPLLVATAIDETITKPGNPYTFRVNNQSSVYTRSLIDQLKKMGGMKTAVILTSNDAFGKSVLNDAAALLPRAGFTVLAKDTYDKGLTDFRPLLNRYKGQNPDVVILASYEEDAVALAKQVKEVGLSPRVIAGIATGFALPDFLKGAGAAAENYLVTMVWNPDVQYPGARSLYTRLKKALNGEEPSQHAAQSYAAMLAAADAIRRGGTDPEKVRAALTQTRLNTAFGPVSFRTYGGYQNQNSVVGLITQVQNGQFVTVGPATAARGKIVFPRK; encoded by the coding sequence ATGTCCAGCTTCACCCTGTCCAGACCCAGACTGTCCCGTTCCCTCGCTGCCCTCGCGCTGCTGGCGACCAGCTCGCTGGCCCTGGCCGACACGGTGCGGGTGGGGGCCATCACCAGCCTCTCGGGCCGCTTCGCCACCTTCGGGCGGATGCAGCAGGCGGGCTTCCGCGTGGCGCTCGACGAGATCAACGCGCGCGGCGGCGTGAACGGCAGCCGCCTCGAGCTGCTGCTGGAGGACGACGCCAGCGACACCAACAAGGCCCTCAACGCCGCCGAGCGGCTGGTGAACCAGAAGGTGCCGGTGGTGATCGGCGCGTATTCCAGCGGGATCACCAAGCCGCTGTCGCAGTACCTCGCGCGGGTCAAGGTGCCGCTGCTGGTGGCGACCGCCATCGACGAGACGATCACCAAACCCGGCAACCCCTACACCTTCCGCGTCAACAACCAGTCCTCGGTGTACACCCGCAGCCTGATCGACCAGCTCAAGAAGATGGGCGGCATGAAGACGGCGGTGATCCTCACCAGCAACGACGCCTTCGGCAAGAGCGTGCTGAACGACGCGGCCGCGCTGCTGCCCCGCGCGGGCTTCACGGTGCTGGCTAAGGACACCTACGACAAGGGCCTGACCGACTTCCGGCCCCTGCTGAACCGCTACAAGGGCCAGAACCCCGACGTGGTGATCCTCGCCAGCTACGAGGAGGATGCCGTGGCGCTCGCCAAGCAGGTGAAGGAGGTGGGCCTGTCGCCCAGGGTGATCGCGGGCATCGCCACCGGCTTCGCCCTCCCCGACTTCCTGAAGGGCGCGGGGGCCGCCGCCGAGAACTACCTCGTCACGATGGTCTGGAACCCGGACGTGCAGTATCCCGGCGCGCGCAGCCTCTACACCCGCCTCAAAAAGGCGCTGAACGGCGAGGAACCCTCCCAGCACGCCGCGCAGAGCTACGCCGCCATGCTCGCCGCCGCCGACGCGATCCGGCGCGGCGGCACCGACCCCGAAAAGGTCCGCGCGGCCCTCACCCAGACCCGCCTCAATACCGCCTTCGGCCCCGTCAGCTTCCGCACCTACGGCGGCTACCAGAACCAGAACAGCGTCGTGGGCCTGATCACCCAGGTCCAGAACGGCCAGTTCGTGACGGTCGGCCCGGCAACGGCGGCGCGGGGCAAGATCGTCTTTCCGAGGAAGTAA
- a CDS encoding ABC transporter substrate-binding protein: protein MRQTLLLSLALALPLSALSGAHAQGTIKIGAITSVTGRFAEFGKMQLAGFRVGVDEVNRRGGVLGRKIELVIEDNASDVNKGLAAAERLVNAGVPLVLNEYSSSLVKAQAQYLARQKVPALVFSSSGDDITKPGSDYIFRLNQPATEYARAILNIFRDNKFKNMAIIAGTGAFEKSVADAAQDIARDYGITVVEDQRYDKGLTDFRPVLNRIKAKNPDGILMVSYAEDSVALMRQAREVGVKPRLFAGGAAGFALPEFVKDAGNAAENVVTATAWIPQLRYPGTQKLNVELKKALGGQDPSYHAAQAYAAVLAAAEAIRKAGSTDREKVKAALNTLNMQTAFGPIQFKDYSGFRNQNPLTMIAQQVQGGAFVPVYPKGVVPRPIKFER from the coding sequence ATGCGCCAGACCCTGCTGCTCAGCCTCGCCCTCGCCCTTCCCCTCTCGGCCCTGTCCGGCGCGCACGCCCAGGGCACCATCAAGATCGGCGCGATCACCTCCGTCACCGGGCGGTTCGCCGAGTTCGGCAAGATGCAGCTCGCGGGCTTCCGGGTCGGCGTGGACGAGGTGAACCGGAGGGGCGGCGTGCTCGGGCGCAAGATCGAACTGGTGATCGAGGACAACGCCAGCGACGTGAACAAGGGCCTGGCCGCCGCCGAGCGCCTGGTCAACGCGGGCGTGCCGCTGGTGCTCAACGAGTACTCGTCGAGCCTGGTCAAGGCGCAGGCGCAGTACCTCGCCCGCCAGAAGGTGCCCGCCCTGGTCTTCAGCTCCAGCGGCGACGACATCACCAAGCCCGGCAGCGACTACATCTTCCGCCTGAACCAGCCCGCCACCGAGTACGCCCGCGCCATCCTCAACATCTTCCGCGACAACAAGTTCAAGAACATGGCGATCATCGCGGGCACGGGGGCCTTTGAAAAGAGCGTCGCGGACGCGGCCCAGGACATCGCCAGGGACTACGGCATCACGGTGGTGGAAGACCAGCGCTACGACAAGGGCCTGACCGACTTCCGGCCCGTCCTGAACCGCATCAAGGCGAAGAATCCCGACGGCATCCTGATGGTGTCCTACGCGGAAGACAGCGTGGCCCTGATGCGCCAGGCGCGCGAGGTGGGCGTCAAGCCCCGCCTGTTCGCCGGGGGCGCGGCGGGCTTCGCGCTGCCGGAGTTCGTCAAGGACGCGGGCAACGCCGCCGAGAACGTCGTGACGGCCACCGCCTGGATTCCGCAGCTCCGTTACCCCGGCACCCAGAAACTCAACGTGGAGCTGAAAAAGGCGCTGGGCGGGCAGGACCCCAGCTACCACGCCGCCCAGGCCTACGCCGCCGTGCTGGCCGCCGCCGAGGCCATTCGCAAGGCCGGAAGCACCGACCGCGAGAAGGTGAAGGCGGCCCTCAACACCCTCAACATGCAGACCGCCTTCGGCCCGATCCAGTTCAAGGACTACAGCGGCTTCCGCAACCAGAACCCGCTGACGATGATCGCGCAGCAGGTGCAGGGCGGCGCGTTCGTGCCCGTCTACCCCAAGGGCGTCGTGCCCCGCCCCATCAAGTTCGAGCGCTGA
- a CDS encoding GntR family transcriptional regulator: protein MQTAGREGSTVLQPVASDRVVDVVRERLRAAILAGELAPGTRLSVPELARHLQVSRSPVREAVLLLVGEGLAVEHSRRGVEVARLGLRDLLDLYELRAALESLAAGLAAERMTGTDLAALRGVLDAQGAAALREAGQFRELDARFHQIVVQTCGNARLARHAELLAHEMRLAGPLLLNTPDHLRRSHEEHRAIEHALRQRDGPAAEAAMRRHLTRVAQAVRAHHASP from the coding sequence GTGCAGACGGCCGGAAGGGAGGGGTCTACCGTACTTCAACCCGTCGCCAGTGACCGCGTCGTCGATGTGGTGCGCGAGAGGCTGCGCGCGGCCATCCTGGCGGGCGAACTCGCCCCCGGCACCCGTCTGAGCGTGCCGGAACTCGCCCGGCATCTCCAGGTGAGCCGCTCGCCGGTGCGCGAGGCGGTGCTGCTGCTGGTGGGGGAGGGGTTGGCGGTCGAACACTCCCGCCGGGGGGTAGAGGTGGCGCGGCTCGGCCTGCGCGACCTGCTGGACCTGTACGAGCTGCGCGCCGCGCTGGAGAGCCTTGCAGCGGGCCTGGCAGCCGAACGGATGACGGGTACCGACCTCGCCGCGCTGCGGGGCGTGCTGGACGCGCAGGGGGCAGCGGCCCTGCGGGAGGCGGGCCAGTTCCGCGAGCTGGACGCGCGGTTTCACCAGATTGTCGTCCAGACCTGCGGCAACGCCCGGCTCGCCCGGCACGCCGAGCTGCTCGCCCACGAGATGCGCCTCGCCGGGCCGCTGCTGCTGAACACCCCCGACCACCTGCGCCGCAGCCACGAGGAACACCGCGCCATCGAGCATGCCCTGCGGCAACGGGACGGCCCCGCCGCCGAGGCTGCCATGCGCCGCCACCTGACGCGCGTCGCGCAGGCCGTCCGCGCCCACCACGCCAGCCCCTGA
- a CDS encoding Pvc16 family protein has translation MIGAVHEALRSMLHQDGKIPAGDIDITFAIPTRDWVAAISRPTINFYLYDITENVKLRANEFEARRSDTREVLRLRPRRIDLKYVVNAYFKSQLAELDDQEWLILWRVLATLMRNSDWPDELLPPEARALGTSLQGLVSHPETAPRPGDIWSTLGTTPRPGLHYVLTVPLDLNIEFMHTLVLQQSVRFRDLGTGDVMLSSQRNSWRLRDPSGAPVPGAEVRLPGRPGLSISDEEGIFSTAAPHAEVPQLLIRRPGRDTWDLIRTEPGSSIVVLDPVP, from the coding sequence GTGATAGGTGCCGTTCACGAAGCCCTGCGGTCCATGCTGCACCAGGACGGCAAGATTCCAGCGGGTGACATCGACATCACCTTTGCCATTCCGACCCGTGACTGGGTGGCCGCCATCAGCCGCCCCACGATCAACTTCTACCTGTACGACATCACGGAAAACGTCAAGCTGCGCGCCAACGAGTTCGAGGCCCGCCGCAGCGACACGCGCGAGGTGCTGCGCCTGCGCCCGCGCCGGATTGACCTGAAATACGTGGTGAACGCCTACTTCAAGTCGCAACTGGCCGAACTCGACGACCAGGAGTGGCTGATCCTGTGGCGGGTGCTGGCGACCCTGATGCGCAACAGCGACTGGCCCGATGAGCTGCTCCCGCCCGAGGCGCGCGCCCTGGGCACCTCGCTTCAGGGCCTGGTCAGCCACCCCGAGACCGCGCCGCGCCCCGGCGATATCTGGAGCACCCTGGGCACCACGCCGCGCCCCGGCCTGCACTATGTCCTGACGGTGCCGCTGGACCTCAACATCGAGTTCATGCACACGTTGGTCCTGCAACAGAGCGTGCGCTTCCGCGACCTGGGCACCGGCGATGTGATGCTGTCCAGCCAGCGCAACTCCTGGCGGCTGCGCGACCCGTCCGGCGCGCCCGTGCCGGGGGCCGAGGTGCGCCTGCCGGGTCGCCCCGGCCTGAGCATCAGCGACGAGGAGGGCATCTTCAGCACCGCCGCCCCCCATGCCGAGGTGCCCCAACTGCTGATTCGCCGCCCCGGGCGCGACACCTGGGACCTAATTCGGACGGAGCCGGGCAGCTCGATTGTGGTCCTGGACCCTGTGCCCTGA
- a CDS encoding PAAR domain-containing protein, with the protein MAEPALRVGDPGAHGGTVTAGAATVTIVGVPAARLGDPHSEPPPLVAHGPQVIATGSATVFIEGRPAARQGDTLGCGAALLPTQFTVLIG; encoded by the coding sequence ATGGCTGAGCCTGCCCTGCGCGTCGGTGATCCCGGTGCCCACGGCGGCACCGTGACCGCCGGTGCTGCCACCGTCACCATTGTCGGCGTGCCCGCCGCGCGCCTGGGGGACCCGCACAGCGAGCCGCCCCCGCTGGTCGCCCACGGTCCGCAGGTGATTGCCACGGGGTCGGCCACCGTCTTTATCGAGGGCCGGCCGGCGGCCCGCCAGGGCGATACGCTGGGCTGCGGCGCGGCCCTGCTTCCCACACAGTTCACGGTCCTGATCGGCTGA
- a CDS encoding eCIS core domain-containing protein codes for MAQADRIEVDQAPAAAPPTSPTPPPESSGSELEVVVPPAPGEPLEAPGLGQTPATVPPPIEDAGLTVRQEAAAVPARVEEPSGPQAPEERGGQVVPAEDPEVRRKLSAHLPRQPGTELSLPRRPRPVPYQPPRAPEPVAEVPLHTPEQAQSILSRLNRVQESEADGSSEARPLSLAELLAWQPNPPTGGNAASPLEAPVEARNGEVESGAPAVAEGEATEQRGQTPAIPDSAGETAGPAQMALPRGPVDPQNPSSTVPGPAGLAAARPGPEAAVAPLPQSPDADQGAALPHPVRPDVAPKASAENGASLSAPQAPLPGREGTHTAGSVPAVPPGWSAGGPEQARGEPLQRTSGFSPVVPGAPPQPRPLSGGLPLPPVQPSPTAAPAGFPPQTAGPGPRIAERLDGGPVTEAGGVARPREVMGQAAPMPRPVARALADPTARAPLPLEVRSRLAPLLGQDVPGVHVIQNAHATEATAAAAADALAVGDTVLLSPGQDLASPRGLGLLAHELTHVLRTRDPSFVPRVVQAEPQGRGRAARLDEETLAERVEGQVRQHFAPPRPAPRPSGMAAPSPTSAAPPSVPPPRPAGGSWGGLPAPWEPMPYWEASAAPAPASPALGSPAFSPPAAPRPAPSGGPGVGPSAAPAAAGAPAVRAASVTRSVDPPSQPASAPAADSARTQGLPVGNDQQRASRAAPDLDRLAQQVYGLLKRRLSAEVRRDH; via the coding sequence ATGGCTCAGGCTGACCGGATAGAGGTGGACCAGGCTCCTGCCGCCGCGCCCCCCACTTCCCCCACGCCGCCTCCCGAGTCGTCGGGGAGCGAGCTGGAAGTGGTCGTCCCGCCAGCACCCGGCGAGCCGCTGGAGGCCCCAGGGTTAGGCCAGACACCGGCGACCGTGCCGCCGCCCATAGAGGACGCGGGGTTGACTGTCCGGCAGGAGGCAGCGGCGGTCCCTGCCCGAGTCGAGGAACCTTCAGGTCCGCAAGCCCCTGAGGAGAGGGGAGGGCAGGTGGTGCCGGCAGAGGACCCGGAGGTGCGGCGGAAGTTGAGTGCCCATCTGCCGCGTCAGCCGGGAACGGAACTCAGCCTGCCCCGTCGGCCCCGTCCGGTGCCGTATCAGCCGCCCCGCGCGCCGGAACCGGTGGCGGAGGTGCCGCTGCATACCCCGGAGCAGGCGCAGAGCATCCTGTCGCGGCTAAACCGGGTGCAGGAAAGCGAGGCGGACGGGAGCAGCGAGGCACGGCCGCTGTCACTGGCCGAACTGCTCGCCTGGCAGCCGAACCCTCCCACGGGCGGGAACGCGGCCTCCCCCCTGGAGGCACCGGTGGAGGCCAGGAACGGCGAGGTGGAATCCGGAGCGCCTGCCGTTGCGGAAGGGGAGGCCACTGAACAGCGCGGGCAGACTCCCGCCATTCCGGACAGCGCCGGTGAGACGGCTGGCCCCGCCCAGATGGCCCTCCCACGGGGTCCGGTTGACCCGCAGAACCCGTCCAGCACAGTTCCCGGACCTGCCGGACTGGCAGCGGCCCGGCCCGGTCCCGAGGCAGCCGTTGCTCCGCTTCCGCAGTCGCCGGACGCCGACCAGGGTGCGGCCCTGCCCCATCCTGTGAGGCCGGACGTGGCCCCGAAGGCCTCCGCGGAGAATGGGGCTAGCCTGTCCGCTCCCCAGGCCCCCCTGCCGGGGAGGGAAGGGACACACACGGCGGGAAGCGTGCCTGCTGTGCCTCCAGGCTGGTCCGCGGGCGGCCCGGAACAGGCCAGGGGGGAACCTCTTCAGCGCACCTCCGGCTTTTCCCCGGTCGTTCCCGGAGCGCCACCGCAGCCACGGCCACTGAGCGGTGGGCTGCCCCTGCCGCCTGTTCAGCCGTCGCCCACGGCCGCCCCCGCCGGGTTCCCACCTCAGACGGCTGGGCCGGGTCCCCGGATCGCGGAACGTCTCGACGGGGGGCCGGTCACGGAGGCAGGTGGCGTGGCCCGGCCGCGGGAGGTGATGGGCCAGGCCGCCCCCATGCCGCGTCCGGTGGCGCGTGCCCTGGCGGACCCCACCGCGCGGGCACCCTTGCCGCTGGAGGTCAGGTCCCGGCTGGCCCCCCTGCTGGGGCAGGACGTGCCTGGTGTTCACGTGATCCAGAATGCCCACGCCACCGAGGCGACTGCCGCCGCTGCCGCCGATGCCCTGGCGGTGGGGGACACGGTGCTGCTGAGTCCGGGGCAGGACCTGGCCTCGCCGCGCGGCCTGGGGCTGCTGGCACACGAACTCACGCACGTGCTGCGGACGCGCGACCCAAGTTTCGTGCCCCGAGTGGTGCAGGCGGAGCCGCAGGGAAGGGGCCGGGCGGCCCGGCTGGACGAGGAGACGCTGGCCGAACGGGTGGAAGGCCAGGTGCGCCAGCACTTCGCGCCACCGCGCCCGGCCCCCCGGCCCTCAGGCATGGCCGCGCCGTCCCCCACCTCTGCGGCCCCGCCATCCGTTCCGCCCCCACGGCCAGCCGGTGGAAGCTGGGGCGGCCTGCCCGCGCCCTGGGAGCCGATGCCGTACTGGGAAGCGTCGGCCGCCCCGGCTCCGGCCTCTCCGGCGCTCGGTTCTCCGGCCTTCAGCCCCCCGGCGGCTCCCCGCCCCGCCCCGTCCGGGGGGCCTGGGGTCGGTCCGTCCGCGGCCCCCGCCGCCGCAGGTGCCCCCGCAGTACGTGCGGCCAGCGTGACGCGCTCGGTGGATCCTCCCAGCCAGCCGGCGTCTGCCCCGGCGGCCGATTCGGCCCGCACCCAGGGACTGCCGGTGGGGAACGACCAGCAGCGGGCCAGCCGCGCCGCGCCTGACCTCGACCGGCTGGCGCAGCAGGTGTACGGCCTCCTCAAGCGCCGTCTGAGTGCCGAGGTGCGGCGTGATCATTGA
- a CDS encoding phage tail protein, with the protein MEIDARPKVEQHKGTIANVNCRYYVKINGVENAVFSEVSGLQMETELFEYAEGGNNEFIHRLPGLTKVGNVTLKRGISVDNELFRWYLRIAQGIMDLRTVTIAVYGTQQRNYPVQPVVRWELLKAFPCKWSGPQLAANGETVAVETIELAHMGVLAVN; encoded by the coding sequence ATGGAGATAGACGCCCGCCCCAAGGTGGAGCAGCACAAGGGGACGATCGCCAACGTCAACTGCCGGTACTACGTGAAGATCAACGGCGTGGAGAACGCGGTGTTCTCCGAGGTCAGTGGCCTTCAGATGGAAACCGAGCTGTTCGAATATGCCGAGGGCGGCAACAACGAGTTCATTCACCGCCTGCCAGGCCTCACCAAAGTCGGCAACGTGACCCTCAAGCGCGGCATCAGCGTCGATAACGAGCTGTTCCGGTGGTACCTGCGCATCGCCCAGGGCATCATGGACCTGCGGACCGTGACCATCGCCGTCTACGGCACCCAGCAGCGCAATTATCCGGTGCAGCCGGTGGTGCGCTGGGAGCTGCTGAAGGCCTTTCCCTGCAAGTGGAGCGGGCCGCAGCTCGCGGCCAATGGGGAGACCGTGGCCGTGGAAACCATCGAACTGGCGCACATGGGTGTGCTGGCCGTGAACTGA
- a CDS encoding phage tail protein: MTMTHRDPLVAAYFAVDFQNGVTGAFRECTGLGSESQVVEYRATDERGKPILIREPGTMKYTDITLKRGITDSMDMWQWRKQVEDGDIDGARRSGTITLYNQRGEAIARWTFERAWPQKLNGPTYDAKTNEVAIEELTITHEGYKRVQ; this comes from the coding sequence ATGACCATGACGCACCGTGACCCGTTGGTGGCCGCCTACTTCGCCGTGGACTTCCAGAACGGCGTGACCGGCGCTTTCCGTGAGTGCACCGGCCTGGGCAGCGAGAGCCAGGTGGTGGAGTACCGCGCCACCGACGAGCGTGGCAAGCCCATCCTGATCCGTGAGCCGGGAACCATGAAGTACACCGACATCACCCTCAAGCGCGGCATCACCGACAGCATGGACATGTGGCAGTGGCGCAAGCAGGTCGAGGACGGCGACATCGACGGCGCGCGGCGCAGCGGCACGATCACGCTGTACAACCAGCGCGGCGAGGCGATCGCCCGCTGGACCTTCGAGCGTGCCTGGCCGCAGAAGCTCAACGGCCCGACCTACGATGCCAAGACGAACGAGGTCGCCATCGAGGAACTGACCATCACCCACGAGGGGTACAAGCGCGTTCAGTAA